The Stieleria sp. JC731 genome has a segment encoding these proteins:
- a CDS encoding sulfatase: MYPKYRSILSGIAAVFVVAWMTGTARVDAAKPNIILIFIDDLGWKDIGCYGNDFVETPHIDQLARNGVRYTNFYAAGAVCSPTRCAVQSGQNQARIGITAHIPGHWRPFERVITPQTAMALPLDTITVAESMKSAGYRTGYIGKWHLGNAAQFQPEHQGYDFSAVINGPHLPGRYKVQGGGVKPGKEQYRTDFEADLSVDFIKQHSEEPFFLMLSPFAVHIPLGAMSEKVDKYRNKATVRKQELPHPVYAAMIEHCDDMVGRIVDAVEKAGKTDNTMIVFTSDNGGLYTRYDYRESADDLVSRQTPLRGEKGSLHEGGIRVPLIIKYPPLAKAGSECDQPSISYDFYPTFIELAGADLPKTQTIDGVSLLPTLAEPDAALQRDPLYWHYPHYHHDRPASAIREGDWKLIEYIDGSGDVELYHLGNDISESENLVDEKKGRAADLQKKLQDWRTEVIARMPITNPHYQPSRAGEWWSRRTGRPIDSDSRKRFPATEKD, translated from the coding sequence ATGTATCCAAAGTATCGATCAATTCTCAGCGGAATTGCTGCCGTCTTCGTCGTGGCCTGGATGACCGGAACCGCGCGAGTTGATGCGGCGAAACCGAATATCATCCTTATCTTTATCGATGACTTGGGCTGGAAGGATATCGGTTGCTATGGAAACGATTTTGTCGAAACGCCACATATCGATCAACTGGCGCGAAACGGCGTCAGGTACACGAACTTCTACGCTGCCGGAGCCGTTTGTTCCCCAACACGCTGTGCCGTCCAGTCGGGACAGAACCAAGCACGTATCGGGATCACTGCACATATTCCCGGACACTGGCGGCCGTTCGAAAGGGTGATTACACCGCAGACTGCGATGGCTTTGCCACTGGATACCATCACAGTTGCTGAGTCGATGAAATCGGCTGGCTATAGAACGGGATACATCGGAAAGTGGCACCTGGGCAATGCTGCTCAGTTTCAACCAGAGCATCAAGGATATGACTTCAGCGCTGTGATCAACGGGCCTCATTTGCCAGGACGGTACAAGGTCCAGGGCGGGGGCGTAAAACCAGGAAAGGAGCAATACCGAACCGATTTTGAAGCGGACCTATCGGTGGACTTTATCAAACAACATAGCGAAGAACCGTTCTTCCTCATGCTGTCTCCGTTCGCCGTTCATATTCCACTCGGTGCGATGTCGGAGAAAGTTGACAAGTATCGAAACAAGGCAACAGTGCGCAAACAGGAACTTCCTCACCCGGTCTACGCGGCAATGATCGAACACTGTGACGATATGGTGGGAAGAATTGTTGATGCAGTAGAAAAGGCTGGCAAAACCGATAACACGATGATCGTATTTACCTCGGACAACGGTGGGCTCTATACGCGATACGACTATCGCGAATCGGCCGATGATTTGGTAAGTCGTCAGACTCCGCTACGTGGAGAGAAGGGTTCGTTGCATGAAGGCGGGATTCGTGTTCCGCTGATTATCAAGTATCCGCCACTTGCGAAAGCTGGCAGCGAATGCGATCAGCCAAGCATCAGCTATGACTTCTATCCGACGTTTATCGAACTCGCTGGGGCTGATCTGCCAAAGACCCAAACGATTGATGGGGTCAGTCTACTTCCAACCTTGGCAGAGCCGGACGCTGCATTGCAACGCGATCCATTGTATTGGCACTACCCGCACTATCACCATGATCGACCTGCCAGCGCGATCCGCGAAGGCGATTGGAAATTGATCGAGTACATTGACGGTAGCGGCGATGTCGAGCTATACCATCTCGGAAACGACATCAGCGAGTCCGAAAACCTTGTCGATGAAAAGAAAGGTCGCGCGGCGGACTTGCAAAAGAAGCTTCAAGATTGGCGAACGGAAGTGATCGCAAGAATGCCAATCACCAATCCGCATTATCAACCGAGCCGGGCAGGGGAGTGGTGGAGTCGCCGTACGGGCCGTCCCATCGACAGTGATTCAAGAAAACGATTTCCAGCAACTGAGAAGGACTAG